One stretch of Saccharomonospora xinjiangensis XJ-54 DNA includes these proteins:
- a CDS encoding SCO1664 family protein, which translates to MAQHVEASDPAAIDLLTHGTLTVEGRLVDASNLTLFCAVELDGTAGNAVYKPVSGERPLWDFPDGTLAGRETATYLISAASGLGHVPPTVLRDGPFGEGMVQLWIDTTGDDLVDVRPADAVPEGWRVVLHAHDADGRPSVLAHADHPGVRELAALDVVVNNTDRKGGHVLDGADGRVYGVDHGVCLHTDPKLRTVLWGWLGEPLPADITDKLRKLRFALDHDLGDTLAPHLTAAEIRAVADRTDTLLADGVFPAPGEDWRALPWPLF; encoded by the coding sequence GTGGCTCAGCACGTGGAGGCGAGCGACCCCGCGGCCATCGACCTGCTCACGCACGGCACGCTGACCGTGGAGGGGCGCCTCGTTGACGCCTCCAACCTCACCCTGTTCTGCGCCGTCGAACTCGACGGGACGGCCGGAAACGCCGTCTACAAACCGGTGTCGGGGGAGCGGCCGCTGTGGGACTTCCCCGACGGCACCCTCGCGGGGCGCGAGACCGCCACCTACCTGATCTCGGCAGCCTCGGGACTCGGGCACGTGCCGCCGACAGTGCTGCGCGACGGCCCGTTCGGCGAGGGCATGGTGCAGTTGTGGATCGACACCACCGGCGACGACCTCGTCGATGTGCGCCCTGCGGACGCGGTGCCCGAAGGGTGGCGGGTGGTGCTGCACGCGCACGACGCCGACGGCCGCCCCTCCGTGCTCGCCCACGCCGATCACCCCGGTGTACGTGAACTCGCCGCGCTGGATGTGGTCGTCAACAACACCGACCGCAAGGGCGGGCATGTCCTCGACGGCGCCGACGGCCGCGTCTACGGCGTCGATCACGGCGTCTGCCTGCACACCGACCCGAAACTGCGCACCGTGCTGTGGGGCTGGCTCGGCGAACCGCTTCCCGCCGACATCACCGACAAACTCCGCAAACTCCGCTTCGCCCTCGACCACGACCTCGGGGACACACTCGCCCCGCACCTGACGGCGGCCGAGATCCGCGCGGTGGCCGACCGCACCGACACACTCCTGGCAGACGGGGTGTTCCCCGCGCCGGGCGAGGACTGGCGCGCCCTTCCCTGGCCGCTGTTCTAG
- a CDS encoding ABC transporter permease, producing the protein MTLTSSDAAPGPDGSGPRGGAGAGVVPSTVRFVASKLGGALASFALVVVLGFLLFRMIPGDPVATMTRDRPTSPEQLAALRERLGVDEPMYQQFLDYVLGLLRGDLGTSYMYNRPVSEMIGERFWPTLLLVGTATALAVVLGLWLGVRAAWRRGSAFDRVNTGVALTLWSVPQFWLGLLLLIATQGLFPSRGMRSAVIPDDPVAQVLDVAHHLVLPCVTLLAVIYAQYMLVMRSSLLEEMGADYLTTARAKGLRDDLVRRRHAVPNALLPTVTLVFLQFGMVVSGTVTVETVFSWPGLGLLTYEALRGPDLPLLQGVFVVLAGSVLVMNLVAELLYRVLDPRVRES; encoded by the coding sequence GTGACGTTGACGTCGTCCGACGCCGCGCCGGGCCCTGACGGATCGGGCCCGCGCGGCGGCGCTGGTGCGGGGGTCGTGCCTTCGACGGTGCGGTTCGTCGCTTCGAAGCTGGGTGGTGCGCTGGCGAGTTTCGCGCTGGTGGTGGTGCTGGGGTTCCTGCTGTTCCGCATGATCCCGGGTGACCCGGTCGCGACGATGACGCGTGACCGGCCCACGAGCCCGGAACAGCTGGCCGCGTTGCGGGAGCGGCTCGGGGTGGACGAGCCGATGTACCAGCAGTTCCTCGACTATGTGCTGGGGCTGCTGCGCGGCGATCTCGGCACCTCCTACATGTACAACCGGCCGGTGTCGGAGATGATCGGCGAGCGGTTCTGGCCGACGCTGTTGCTGGTGGGCACGGCGACCGCGCTGGCGGTGGTGCTGGGGTTGTGGCTCGGTGTGCGGGCGGCGTGGCGGCGAGGGAGCGCGTTCGATCGTGTGAACACCGGTGTGGCGTTGACGTTGTGGTCGGTGCCGCAGTTCTGGCTGGGTCTGCTGTTGCTGATCGCGACTCAGGGGTTGTTCCCGAGCAGAGGGATGCGGTCCGCGGTGATCCCGGACGATCCGGTGGCGCAGGTGCTCGACGTGGCCCATCACCTCGTGCTGCCGTGTGTGACGTTGCTGGCGGTGATCTACGCCCAGTACATGCTGGTGATGCGGTCGTCGCTGCTGGAGGAGATGGGTGCCGACTATCTGACGACGGCGAGGGCGAAGGGGCTGCGCGACGACCTGGTGCGCAGGCGGCATGCGGTGCCGAACGCGTTGCTGCCGACGGTGACGCTGGTGTTCCTGCAGTTCGGCATGGTGGTGTCGGGCACGGTCACGGTGGAGACGGTGTTCTCGTGGCCGGGGCTGGGATTGCTGACCTACGAGGCGCTGCGCGGCCCTGATCTGCCGTTGTTGCAGGGTGTTTTCGTGGTGCTGGCGGGATCGGTGCTGGTGATGAATCTGGTGGCCGAGCTGCTGTACCGGGTGCTGGACCCGAGGGTGCGTGAGTCATGA
- a CDS encoding S66 peptidase family protein, with the protein MDSSARTPVKSLRRGDTVALVACSGPVDADALRSGAATLRSWGLRVRLGATVLGRHPHLDYLAATDSDRARDFERAWLDPDVNAVIAARGGYGAHRMIDLVDWDALRRAEPTVFAGASDATALHAAIATHVGTPTILASMPATAYFDPVAADHLRGALFDPHGTRRLPSAAAETLRPGVAEGRLAGGNLTVLAASVGSAEYRPAVGAVVVLEDIGEEPYRIDRMLTQLLRAGWFDGVAGLAIGSWTDCGGDSDAVRQVLRDRLLPLGVPTVWRLDIGHHPGALAVPLGVRAELDAGTGTLTVTPHT; encoded by the coding sequence GTGGACAGCAGCGCGCGGACTCCGGTGAAGTCCCTGCGCCGGGGCGACACCGTGGCGCTCGTGGCCTGCTCAGGGCCCGTTGACGCGGACGCGTTGCGCAGCGGAGCCGCGACGCTGCGCTCCTGGGGATTGCGGGTGCGGCTCGGTGCGACGGTACTGGGCAGGCACCCTCACCTCGACTACCTGGCGGCCACCGACTCCGACCGCGCCCGCGACTTCGAGCGGGCCTGGCTCGACCCCGACGTGAACGCCGTGATCGCGGCCCGAGGCGGCTACGGCGCCCACCGCATGATCGACCTGGTGGACTGGGACGCGCTGCGCCGCGCGGAACCCACCGTGTTCGCCGGGGCCAGCGACGCCACCGCCCTGCACGCCGCGATCGCCACGCACGTGGGCACACCGACGATCCTGGCGTCGATGCCGGCCACGGCCTACTTCGACCCCGTGGCCGCCGACCACCTGCGCGGGGCGTTGTTCGACCCGCACGGCACCCGCAGGCTGCCCAGTGCCGCCGCCGAGACGTTGCGCCCCGGCGTGGCCGAAGGACGGCTGGCAGGGGGCAACCTCACGGTGCTCGCCGCGAGTGTCGGCAGCGCCGAGTACCGGCCCGCTGTGGGGGCGGTCGTGGTGCTGGAGGACATCGGTGAGGAGCCCTACCGCATCGACCGGATGCTGACCCAGCTGCTGCGGGCTGGCTGGTTCGACGGTGTGGCGGGGCTGGCGATCGGGTCGTGGACCGACTGCGGAGGCGACAGCGACGCGGTGCGGCAGGTGTTGCGCGACCGGCTCCTCCCGCTCGGCGTGCCGACGGTGTGGCGGCTCGACATCGGCCACCACCCTGGTGCGCTCGCGGTGCCGCTGGGGGTGCGGGCCGAACTCGACGCGGGCACGGGCACCCTCACCGTCACACCGCACACGTGA
- a CDS encoding S9 family peptidase: MPSISPYGSWTSPITAHDVAAAGVTPHWVDVVDDAVWWAESRPSENGRVALMRWVDGAVEETLPAPWNARNRVHEYGGRPWLVSGELVVFTHWDDQRVYARDLRDGAVTALTPEPETPHGVRFSDLRPGLPGEVWAVRESVTGPGRADVTRDLVAIPLAAGGEPRVLAASHHFLTSGQCSPDGRHAAWLGWDHPAMPWDATSVCVAEIAADGTFGPHRVVAGGDGVSVCQLDWDGPGALLVLADPGGWWVPHRVTIDGGAGPSVAAPPAQAALTAAKEEMGGPLWKLGSRWMTALGGGKHAVLTGTGLTVLDEATGALTPVAEQLTGWSPTLARHGHSVVGVAAGPLRGPAVVRVDLRDGSVTGLTDSPPAPPADYLPLPQVRSFPAEDGTRIPAYVYAPANPDHTGPTGEKPPYLVHVHGGPTGRNHPVLDLDFAYFTSRGIGVVAVDYGGSTGYGRHYRERLRGQWGVVDVADCAAVARALVDEGLADPRRLAIRGGSAGGFTAAASITSVDVYRAATAKYPILDLLSWTKAGGETHDFESRYVEGLVGPLPDTEGRYPARSPVHNVASLAGPILLLQGSEDEICPPEQAERFVAALRGSGVPHTLVTFEGEQHGFRKADTIVTALHTELAFYGQVFGFATPDVPPVELRG; this comes from the coding sequence ATGCCCTCGATCTCGCCCTACGGCAGCTGGACCTCCCCGATCACCGCCCACGACGTCGCCGCGGCTGGTGTCACTCCGCACTGGGTGGACGTCGTGGACGACGCGGTGTGGTGGGCGGAGTCACGGCCGTCGGAGAACGGGCGGGTCGCGCTGATGCGCTGGGTGGACGGCGCGGTGGAGGAGACGCTGCCCGCGCCGTGGAACGCGCGCAACCGGGTGCACGAATACGGCGGGCGCCCGTGGCTGGTGTCCGGGGAGCTGGTGGTGTTCACGCACTGGGACGACCAGCGCGTGTACGCGCGGGATCTGCGTGACGGCGCGGTCACCGCGCTCACCCCCGAGCCCGAGACGCCGCATGGTGTCCGGTTCTCCGACCTGCGCCCCGGGTTGCCCGGTGAGGTGTGGGCGGTGCGGGAATCCGTGACCGGCCCCGGAAGGGCTGACGTGACGCGTGATCTGGTGGCGATCCCACTGGCGGCCGGGGGTGAGCCGCGTGTGCTGGCCGCCTCGCACCACTTCCTCACATCCGGGCAGTGCTCCCCCGACGGTCGCCACGCCGCCTGGCTGGGCTGGGATCACCCCGCGATGCCGTGGGACGCGACGTCGGTGTGTGTGGCGGAGATCGCCGCCGACGGAACGTTCGGGCCGCACCGGGTCGTGGCAGGCGGTGACGGGGTGTCGGTGTGCCAGCTCGACTGGGACGGGCCGGGCGCGCTGCTGGTCCTCGCCGATCCCGGAGGCTGGTGGGTGCCGCACCGGGTCACGATCGACGGCGGTGCCGGACCCTCGGTGGCGGCGCCGCCTGCGCAGGCGGCGTTGACGGCGGCCAAGGAGGAGATGGGCGGCCCGCTGTGGAAGCTGGGGTCGCGGTGGATGACCGCGCTCGGCGGCGGGAAGCACGCGGTGCTCACCGGCACGGGCCTGACTGTGCTCGACGAGGCGACCGGGGCGCTGACACCGGTGGCCGAACAGCTCACGGGGTGGTCGCCGACGCTGGCCCGCCACGGTCACAGCGTGGTCGGTGTCGCGGCCGGACCCCTGCGCGGCCCTGCCGTGGTGCGGGTGGATCTGCGCGACGGCAGTGTCACCGGCCTGACCGACTCGCCTCCCGCCCCACCGGCCGACTATCTACCCCTGCCGCAGGTGCGGTCCTTTCCCGCCGAGGACGGAACCCGCATCCCCGCCTACGTGTACGCGCCCGCCAATCCCGATCACACCGGCCCCACAGGGGAGAAACCGCCGTATCTGGTGCACGTGCATGGCGGGCCGACCGGCCGCAACCACCCGGTGCTCGACCTGGATTTCGCCTACTTCACCAGCAGGGGCATCGGGGTGGTAGCCGTGGACTACGGCGGCTCCACCGGCTACGGACGGCACTACCGCGAACGGCTGCGCGGCCAGTGGGGTGTCGTCGATGTCGCCGACTGCGCGGCCGTGGCGCGCGCGCTGGTGGACGAGGGACTGGCCGACCCGCGGCGGCTGGCGATCCGGGGAGGCAGCGCGGGCGGGTTCACCGCGGCCGCGTCCATCACCTCCGTGGACGTCTACCGCGCCGCCACCGCGAAGTACCCGATCCTCGATCTGCTGTCGTGGACGAAAGCCGGTGGCGAAACCCACGACTTCGAATCCCGCTACGTCGAGGGCCTCGTGGGGCCGCTGCCGGACACCGAAGGCCGCTATCCCGCCCGCTCCCCCGTCCACAACGTCGCCTCGCTCGCGGGCCCGATCCTGCTGTTGCAGGGCAGCGAGGACGAAATCTGCCCACCGGAGCAGGCGGAGCGGTTCGTGGCCGCGCTGCGCGGCAGCGGCGTCCCGCACACGCTGGTGACGTTCGAGGGCGAGCAACACGGATTCCGCAAGGCGGACACGATCGTGACCGCCCTGCACACCGAACTCGCCTTCTACGGGCAGGTGTTCGGGTTCGCCACCCCGGACGTGCCGCCCGTGGAACTACGCGGCTGA
- the mptB gene encoding polyprenol phosphomannose-dependent alpha 1,6 mannosyltransferase MptB produces the protein MATTTDSAPSAETPAEETAAARAAARAGETTRFPYRTIAMGVIGSVVLMLASLGAGGILVSDPVIGTGPLSWMRYGHGHALATTVLYIGFGLVVWAWVRLGRYALAGRIGTRPILVAAFAWMAPLLIAPPLFTRDVFSYLGQGAQLLHGLDPYDYGPAALDVLPDVVENVHPLWQTTPAPYGPLFLLVAKHIVGITGNNMIAGVILTRLVLLLGLAGMLWALPKLVRHLGGRLPVTMWLAVASPMTVIHLVGGPHNDLLMLAFLTIGVWAALERRHALAIVLVTIGMLIKPTAAVALPFLVWVWANHLPREQSLLRRFVKAVTPSVAIFAVVFTAGTWVSLGSFNLGWFAGLKAPQIIANWLNFPTGIGEVVHTLVNLVIDVPVSPFVTVARAIAWAALVAVMVWQWWLARHGGREAILRMGITLLAVAVFSPPTLPWYLTWGFVILSAFAWRRVQLSVVVAVSVFLVLVYYPTGEQSLYDWWFIIGVIVASLYGAASLLKPDPLGLIGVWRRQPVTPADPAESLAGSPTSRATS, from the coding sequence ATGGCCACCACCACCGATTCCGCGCCGAGCGCCGAGACGCCCGCGGAGGAGACCGCAGCGGCACGGGCAGCGGCCCGTGCCGGGGAGACGACTCGTTTCCCCTACCGCACCATCGCGATGGGTGTCATCGGCAGTGTGGTGCTCATGTTGGCGTCGCTGGGCGCCGGGGGCATCCTCGTGAGCGACCCGGTGATCGGCACAGGGCCGCTGTCGTGGATGCGGTACGGGCACGGGCACGCGCTCGCCACCACCGTCCTCTACATCGGGTTCGGTCTGGTCGTGTGGGCGTGGGTAAGGCTCGGCCGGTACGCGCTCGCCGGGCGGATCGGCACCAGGCCCATCCTCGTCGCCGCGTTCGCGTGGATGGCGCCGCTTTTGATCGCGCCGCCGCTGTTCACGCGGGACGTGTTCTCCTACCTCGGGCAGGGCGCGCAGTTGCTGCACGGGCTCGACCCGTACGACTACGGGCCCGCCGCGCTGGATGTGCTGCCTGATGTGGTGGAGAACGTGCACCCGCTGTGGCAGACGACACCGGCCCCGTACGGGCCGCTGTTCTTGCTGGTGGCCAAGCACATCGTGGGCATCACCGGCAACAACATGATCGCCGGTGTGATCCTCACCCGGCTGGTGCTGCTGCTGGGGCTGGCCGGGATGCTGTGGGCGCTGCCGAAGCTGGTGCGCCACCTCGGTGGGCGGCTTCCGGTGACGATGTGGCTGGCCGTGGCCAGCCCGATGACCGTGATCCACCTGGTCGGCGGGCCGCACAACGATCTGTTGATGCTGGCGTTCCTCACCATCGGGGTGTGGGCCGCGCTGGAACGCAGGCACGCGCTCGCGATCGTGCTCGTCACGATCGGCATGCTGATCAAGCCGACCGCGGCGGTGGCGCTGCCGTTTTTGGTGTGGGTGTGGGCCAACCACCTGCCGCGTGAACAGAGCCTTCTCCGGCGGTTCGTCAAGGCGGTCACCCCGTCTGTGGCGATCTTCGCGGTGGTGTTCACGGCCGGAACGTGGGTGTCGCTCGGGTCGTTCAACCTGGGCTGGTTCGCCGGGCTGAAGGCACCGCAGATCATCGCGAACTGGCTGAACTTCCCCACCGGTATCGGCGAGGTCGTCCACACGCTGGTCAACCTCGTGATCGACGTGCCGGTGTCGCCGTTCGTCACCGTAGCGCGCGCGATCGCGTGGGCGGCGCTGGTCGCCGTGATGGTGTGGCAGTGGTGGCTGGCGCGGCACGGCGGGCGCGAGGCGATCCTGCGCATGGGGATCACGCTGCTCGCGGTGGCTGTTTTCTCGCCTCCGACTCTGCCGTGGTATCTGACCTGGGGTTTCGTGATCCTGTCGGCGTTCGCGTGGCGGAGGGTGCAGCTCTCCGTCGTGGTGGCCGTCTCGGTGTTCCTGGTGTTGGTCTACTACCCGACGGGTGAGCAGAGCCTCTACGACTGGTGGTTCATCATCGGGGTGATCGTCGCGAGCCTCTACGGTGCCGCGTCGCTGCTCAAGCCCGACCCGCTCGGTCTGATCGGAGTGTGGCGGCGACAGCCCGTCACCCCTGCCGACCCTGCTGAATCGCTTGCGGGGTCGCCGACCAGCCGCGCCACGTCCTGA
- a CDS encoding dipeptide ABC transporter ATP-binding protein, with protein MVTPPTTQGPSEPQEAREAPLLRLRDLGVTYRTSGGEVPAVRGVNLELRQGQTLGIAGESGSGKSTVAMSVLRLLPGSARVTGEVLLDGEDVNTMRWGRLRAVRWSSASIVFQGAMHALNPVRTVAEQIAEPLRLHTAANGATKARVAELLRQVDLPPERASAYPHELSGGQKQRVMIAMALACEPKLIVADEPTTALDVVVQDQVLRLLSDLVTRRGIGLVMISHDLGVLAQTCERVAVMYRGEVVEEGPSEEVFDRPQHDHTRALAAAIHRIGDPDTRMVTVRETVSESDTMDPADPADAADAADAADPADPADDGGELLAARDLVVTFRDRSRRVVRAVDGVDLGVRQGEIVALVGQSGSGKTTLARTLLGLQRPTSGSVLYEGALLPTSASGLRAYRRRVQLVLQDPTSALNPRHTVYEAVAEGPRIHGLGGAERDIVVAALEAAELRPADRFLARLPHELSGGQRQRVVIAGALACDPSVLIADEPVASLDATVRNEILALLLRLRRDLGLAALVITHDLGLAWAIADRVAVMRNGRIVEHGPVEKVLLNPRHEYTASLLAALPTPSASAFRRGV; from the coding sequence ATGGTAACGCCGCCGACCACGCAAGGACCGTCGGAGCCTCAGGAGGCTCGGGAGGCGCCGCTGCTCCGGTTGCGTGACCTTGGGGTCACCTACCGCACCTCCGGTGGTGAGGTGCCCGCGGTGCGGGGTGTGAATCTGGAGTTGCGGCAGGGTCAGACGCTGGGCATCGCGGGTGAGTCGGGGTCGGGCAAGTCCACCGTGGCGATGAGTGTGCTGCGGCTGTTGCCGGGGTCGGCTCGCGTGACCGGCGAGGTGCTGCTGGACGGCGAGGACGTCAACACCATGCGGTGGGGGCGGCTGCGGGCGGTGCGCTGGTCGTCGGCGTCGATCGTGTTCCAGGGCGCCATGCACGCGCTGAACCCGGTGCGCACGGTCGCCGAGCAGATCGCGGAGCCTCTTCGCCTGCACACGGCCGCGAACGGGGCCACGAAGGCCAGGGTGGCTGAGCTGCTGCGGCAGGTCGATCTGCCGCCGGAACGCGCGAGCGCCTACCCGCACGAGCTGTCCGGCGGGCAGAAACAGCGGGTGATGATCGCGATGGCTTTGGCGTGTGAGCCGAAGCTGATCGTGGCCGACGAACCCACCACCGCGCTGGACGTGGTGGTGCAGGACCAGGTGCTGCGCCTGCTGAGTGACCTGGTGACGCGGCGGGGAATCGGGCTGGTCATGATCAGCCACGACCTTGGTGTGCTGGCGCAGACCTGTGAGCGGGTGGCGGTGATGTACCGGGGCGAGGTCGTGGAGGAGGGGCCGTCGGAGGAGGTTTTCGACCGGCCCCAGCACGACCACACGCGGGCGCTGGCCGCCGCCATTCACCGCATCGGCGACCCGGACACCCGCATGGTCACTGTGCGTGAGACCGTGAGTGAATCCGACACCATGGACCCAGCCGATCCAGCCGACGCGGCTGATGCGGCTGATGCGGCTGATCCGGCTGATCCGGCTGACGACGGTGGCGAACTGCTGGCCGCACGCGACTTGGTCGTGACGTTCCGTGACCGTTCGCGGCGGGTGGTGCGCGCGGTGGACGGGGTGGACCTCGGCGTCCGGCAGGGGGAGATCGTGGCGCTGGTGGGGCAGTCGGGGTCGGGCAAGACCACGCTGGCTCGCACACTGCTCGGTCTCCAGCGTCCCACGTCGGGATCGGTGCTCTACGAGGGCGCGTTGTTGCCGACGTCGGCGTCCGGGTTGCGGGCCTACCGGCGGCGGGTACAGCTGGTGTTGCAGGACCCCACCAGCGCCCTCAACCCCCGGCACACGGTGTACGAGGCCGTGGCGGAGGGACCGCGTATCCACGGCCTCGGCGGCGCGGAGCGCGACATCGTCGTGGCGGCGCTGGAAGCCGCCGAGCTGCGGCCTGCCGACCGGTTCCTGGCCCGGCTGCCGCACGAGCTGTCCGGCGGGCAGCGGCAGCGGGTGGTGATCGCGGGTGCGCTCGCGTGCGACCCGAGTGTGCTGATCGCCGACGAACCGGTGGCATCGCTGGACGCGACGGTGCGCAACGAGATCCTGGCGTTGCTGTTGCGGCTGCGGCGGGACCTCGGGCTGGCCGCGTTGGTGATCACTCACGACCTCGGGCTGGCGTGGGCCATCGCCGACCGCGTCGCGGTGATGCGCAACGGCCGCATCGTCGAGCACGGTCCCGTGGAGAAGGTGCTGCTCAATCCTCGCCACGAGTACACCGCCTCGCTGCTGGCTGCGTTGCCGACACCTTCGGCGAGCGCATTCCGTCGCGGTGTGTAA
- a CDS encoding DUF3090 domain-containing protein — MARVIHVFRQPDRFVAGTVGQPGDRTFYLQAREDTRTVSVTIEKQQVAVLAERLASLLEEIATRFGADVPGEVPDDLIDNEPLDVPVEEEFRVGTMGLGWDAESKAVVIELLAITETEVDEAVVLDDTEEGPDAVRVFLTPAAARAFATRADRVVNAGRKPCPLCGEPLDPAGHICPRQNGYRRGTDLGDES, encoded by the coding sequence ATGGCTCGTGTCATCCACGTCTTCCGTCAACCCGACCGCTTCGTCGCGGGCACCGTCGGGCAACCCGGCGACCGCACCTTCTACCTCCAGGCCCGCGAGGACACCCGCACAGTCAGCGTGACGATCGAGAAGCAGCAGGTCGCGGTGCTGGCCGAGCGGCTGGCGTCCTTGCTGGAGGAGATCGCCACCCGCTTCGGCGCCGACGTCCCCGGCGAGGTACCCGACGATCTGATCGACAACGAACCCCTCGATGTGCCCGTCGAGGAGGAGTTCCGGGTCGGCACCATGGGCCTCGGCTGGGACGCCGAGAGCAAAGCGGTGGTGATCGAACTGCTCGCGATCACCGAGACGGAAGTTGACGAGGCCGTCGTGCTCGACGACACCGAGGAAGGCCCCGACGCGGTACGGGTGTTCCTCACTCCGGCCGCGGCCCGCGCGTTCGCCACCCGCGCCGACCGGGTCGTCAACGCGGGCCGCAAACCCTGCCCGCTGTGCGGGGAACCGCTCGACCCCGCAGGGCACATCTGCCCGCGACAGAACGGATACCGGCGCGGCACCGACCTGGGCGACGAGAGCTGA
- a CDS encoding ABC transporter permease, with translation MTSPVWQRRRAAAVSVWTAFRRERGGLVGLGVLVAVVLLAVGAPLFTDEANLDVTTAPGDPLRPPSAEFLLGTDVDGRSVLLLTVWGARVSLLVGFAATVLSVVIGTVVGLAAGHFGGWVSSVLLRFTDFFLVLPSLVLAIALSTVLPQGVATIVLAVGVTSWPATARLVRAQTLTIESRPFVERARALGGGHGHILGKHVLPSVLPLVLANTTLVVGNSIIAESTLAFLGLGDPSAVSWGSMLQTALSSGSVSAGAWWYLLPPGLAIVVIVLSFTLVGRALETVLNPRLKGQ, from the coding sequence ATGACCTCTCCTGTGTGGCAGCGGCGGCGGGCCGCGGCCGTGTCGGTGTGGACCGCGTTCCGCCGTGAGCGTGGTGGCCTTGTGGGGCTCGGTGTGCTGGTGGCTGTGGTGTTGCTGGCCGTGGGGGCGCCGCTGTTCACCGACGAGGCGAACTTGGATGTCACCACGGCGCCGGGGGACCCGTTGCGACCGCCGAGCGCGGAGTTCCTGCTGGGCACCGATGTGGACGGCCGGTCGGTGCTGCTGCTGACGGTGTGGGGCGCGCGGGTGTCGCTACTGGTGGGGTTCGCGGCGACGGTGCTGTCGGTGGTGATCGGCACTGTGGTGGGCCTGGCTGCGGGGCACTTCGGCGGGTGGGTGTCGAGTGTGCTGCTGAGGTTCACCGATTTCTTCCTGGTGTTGCCGTCGCTGGTGCTGGCCATCGCGTTGTCCACGGTGTTGCCGCAGGGGGTGGCCACGATCGTGCTCGCGGTGGGGGTGACGTCGTGGCCCGCGACGGCGCGGTTGGTGCGGGCGCAGACGTTGACCATCGAGAGCAGACCGTTCGTGGAGAGGGCCCGCGCGCTCGGTGGTGGGCACGGCCACATTCTGGGCAAGCATGTTCTTCCGTCGGTGCTGCCGCTGGTGCTGGCGAACACGACGCTAGTGGTGGGTAACTCGATCATCGCGGAGTCCACGCTGGCGTTCCTCGGGCTGGGTGATCCGAGCGCGGTGTCGTGGGGATCGATGTTGCAGACGGCGTTGTCGTCGGGGTCGGTGAGCGCGGGCGCGTGGTGGTATCTGTTGCCGCCGGGACTGGCCATCGTGGTGATCGTGTTGTCGTTCACGCTGGTGGGCAGGGCGCTGGAGACGGTGCTGAACCCGAGGTTGAAAGGACAGTGA
- a CDS encoding TIGR03668 family PPOX class F420-dependent oxidoreductase, giving the protein MADMDEATARRLFTTARLARLATAGADGMPHLVPVTFALDGGDVVWAVDAKPKTTTALRRLRNIAAQRGVCLLVDHYDEDWSMLWWVRADGDASVAGAGQDTSAVAALVAKYSQYARTPPEGPVVRVRVRTWRGWSATPQAIQQGRQG; this is encoded by the coding sequence ATGGCCGACATGGACGAGGCGACGGCGCGGCGGCTGTTCACCACGGCGCGCCTGGCGCGGCTGGCCACAGCGGGCGCCGACGGTATGCCGCACCTGGTGCCGGTGACGTTCGCCCTCGACGGCGGCGACGTGGTGTGGGCCGTGGATGCGAAACCGAAGACGACGACCGCGCTGCGGCGGCTGCGGAACATCGCCGCGCAGCGAGGCGTGTGCCTGCTGGTGGACCACTACGACGAGGACTGGTCGATGCTGTGGTGGGTGCGCGCCGACGGCGACGCCAGCGTCGCAGGCGCGGGCCAGGACACGTCCGCGGTGGCGGCGCTGGTGGCGAAGTACAGCCAATACGCCCGCACCCCGCCGGAGGGGCCGGTGGTGCGGGTGCGGGTCAGGACGTGGCGCGGCTGGTCGGCGACCCCGCAAGCGATTCAGCAGGGTCGGCAGGGGTGA